The Bryobacteraceae bacterium genomic sequence ACTTGCACCCACCCGTACTCGGCCGACACCGCCCGCACCGCCTCGAAGTCGCCCTCGGAGGCAATCGGAAATCCCGCCTCCAGGATGTCGACTCCCAACTCCACCAGTTTCCGCGCGATCCGAAGTTTCTCCGGAACCGTCATGCTGCAACCCGGCGATTGCTCGCCGTCCCGCAACGTTGTATCGAAAATGTAGACTCGATTGGACATGGGGTTCTCCATGGTGTTTCGATCTACGCGCCGGTCTGCCAGGCTTGTTCACCGTACCGCGCGCCCCACCGGCATGTTGCGCCGGTTCTCTTGGGGTGACTCACCTAGTATGCCAAGCCTATCCCCATTTGGCAAATTTATACTTCACAAAACGATCATACGATTTGCCTATGTAATCCGCCCAACAAATGACGCCGTCCGTGACAATTAATACTGCTTATGCCCACTCGGCGTCCACCACGTTCACCACCGGAACCCCATCGCTCGACGCCTCGTACCCTCGCCGGAACTCCTCCCCCAACTCCCCGATCCCTGCTTCCACTGTCTCCACATACGCCCTGCGGATCGCCGCCACCTCCGGTCCCACCGGCGCCTCCAGCACATGCGGTGGCTGCCCGACATAGAGGTACACCGGCCCGCCCCGAACCTGCACACCCTGAAGCCGCTCGCCGACTTCGACCCGCGCATACGTCTCCTCGTAAAGATCGAACGCCGGCAGCGCCGCCGCCGGAATCGCGTACACCACCCCATTCAGCTGGCACGCGCCCGGATGCACGTTCAGATACAGCATGTTCGCCGGAACCACACGACGCCCATCCGCCGCCACGTACGAGTACCGCCGGTTCGGATGCAGCGAACTCCACGCCCGCCGCCACCCCGAAATCGAGCAAACGAACCGATCGCGCCGGTACCGATGCCCTAGCGTCCGTTCCAGGTTGGCCAGCCGCAGGAGTGATCCGTAGCCGAACAGCCCCACCTCGTCCGCGGCCAGATCCATCGTCTCGATCACCCGCGTCGCCATCACCCGCCCGTCAGCCGCCGCACCACTTCCGCGCGATCACCCGTCTCCTTGAGGAGCGCCAATTGCCGGTCCGCCGATGTCGGCCTCGCCGCCATCGTCCGAGCATGGTTCAAGTACTTCACGCAGCCCAGATGCTCCGCCTGCGGGCGAACCAGTTCCACCAATTCCGCCACCACGTCCCGCGCCGACCGCGCCTCATGCGTGGACGGATTCACCAACTGCGCGTCCAACCCATACCGCGCGGCACGCCACTTGTTCTGCCGCACCATCATCGGATGGTATTCAAGCTGATACGTCCCCTCCTCCACCTGCTCGTCCAGCGCGCGCACCACCGATTGAATCAGCGCTACAATCCCCAGCGCGTCCTCGAGCGTCCCCGGCATATCGCACACCCGCACCTCCACCGTGCCGAAGTTGTGATGCGGCCGCACGTCCCACCACAAGTCGCGGATCGAGCCGATAAACTGCGTGTTCACCAAGTGGTTCACCAGCCACACGTACTCGCTCCAGTTGCGCATCACCGGCGGCAGCCCCGCTGTCGGCAGGTTCTCCATCACCTTGGACCGGTACGATTGCAACCCCGTGGTCCGGCCCTCCCACCACGGGCTATTGCAGCTCAGCGCCAGCAGCGTCGGCAAATGCCGCTGGATGCGGTCGCAAACCATCACGGCTTTGTCGCCGGAATCGACGCCCACGTGAACGTGCAACCCGAAGGTGACCAACTGCCGCGCCACATCCTGCAGATTGTCGATCAGCCGGCTGTATCGATCCTGCGGCGTCTGCTGCTGCTCCTGCCACCGCGAAAACGGATGCGTGCCGGTCCAGAACAGGCGCAATCCCAAATCCCCGGCGATCCGTTCGAGCGCGCCGAGCCGTCCACGAAGATCGGCCTCCACCTCGTTGACCGTGCGGCAGACGCCCGTGTTGATCTCCACGTAGCACTGCATCAACTCCGGCTTCACGTGGTCGGCGTGCTCTGCGGGAACCCGCGCGAGCACATCGAGAATCGAACTCGATAGAGCCATCGTCTTCGCGTCCACCAGCGCCAACTCCAGTTCCACGCCCAGCGTCTGCGAATGGTTCGATCGAAATTCCAGCCTGCTCATGCCTGCTCCTCCGGCCGCGACCACATAACCGCCATCCGCGCCAAAATCCGCGCCCCGATCCCAAGCGCCCGTTCGTCGATATCGAACAGCGGCGAGTGCAGCGGCGGACCGCCCGCCAACTCCGAACTCGTTCCCAGCCGCACCATGCAGCCCGGAATCGCGCCCAGGTAATTCGCGAAATCCTCACCCCCCATGCTCGGCCGCGCAATCTCCTGCACGCCCGTGGAACCGACCACCCCCGCCGCCGCCCGCCGCGCCAGTTGCGTCAACCCCGCCTCGTTCACCACCGCCTCCGGACCCGGCCGGAACCCCACCTCGATCCGCGTTCCCGACGCCTCCGCCAGCCCCCGCGCCAGTTGCCGGATGTGATCCTTCGTCTGCGCCCGCACCGGCCCGCCCAACGTTCGAATCGTACCGCGCAGCACCACCTCCCGCGGAATCACGTTCGGACTCTCCCCGCCCCGGATCTGCCCGATCGTCACGACGACAGGGTCCTGGCTATCCACCGCCCGTGGCACGAACAAGTAGATCGAGCTGATCACCTGCGCCGCCGTCGCGATCGGGTCCAGCGATTCGTGCGGCCGCGCCGCGTGCCCGCCCCGCCCTTCGATCCGGATCTCGAGTTCATCGCACGCCGCCGTGAACACGCCCTCGCGCACGCCCACTTGCCCCACCTTCCGGGAAGGATCCACATGCAAGCTGATAATCGCGTCGAGCCCGTCCACCGCCCCGGCGCCGACCATCTCGATCGCGCCCTGATTCGTCTCCTCGGCCGGCTGAAAGACCGCCCTCCAACGAACCGGCCACGGCAGCGCCCCCGCCCGCTCGGCCTCCGACAGCGCCAACACCGCCCCCATCACGATGGCCGTGTGCGCGTCGTGACCGCACCCATGCATCACCCCGGCGACGTTGCTCCGGTACGGGACCTCCTTGGCATCGCCGATCCGCAGCGCATCCATGTCCGCCCGCAGCCCGATCCGCCGCTCACCGCCGCCCTCGGAATCAACGATCACGCCCCGGCGAGTATCGGTAAGCCGAGCCCCCAACCCCGCCTCGCGCAGCGTTTCCAGGACGTACGCCGCCGTCCCATGCTCCTCGCCGCTCGGCTCGGGACAAGAGTGCAGCCGCCGCCGGACCGCCGACATCGTGCCGCCAAGGCTCTCGACGAACCCATCCACGGCCTCGAGGCCCTTGCCAACCGTATCGATCATCGATTCCTTCAAACCCGATGATAATCGAAACGCCTTGGCCTACTGAGATTGACGGCAACGGGAAGTAACAAACGGAAGTGGGCCCCCGCCATCCTTCGCCCGCGCGACCACAGGACCGGAGGCCCGGTTTATGTTCGACGCGGAACGGAACCCGCGTCAGGTTCGCGGCCCGGATGGGAGGATAGCACGCGCCCGGCATCCTTGGACGCCAAACCCAACTGGCCGGCCGCGCCGGAAAACAAAAGATGGTCCGTCCCTAGTTCGTTCGCCCAACGAAGTCGGCCAGGGCGTCCACTTCGTCGATTCGTCTCTGAATGCCTTCCGCCTGGCACCTGGCGGCGAACTTGACGAAGGCGAAGCAGCCGGCCGTAAACAGCGCGGCCGGGAGGCTATCCACGCCCCGCTTCACAATGAGCACGCTCAAGGTGGACAACGCGATCGGCGCTATCTTCCAGTACCACAGCGTTCGCAAGAAGTCCCGGCGGCGAGCGAGTTCGCGCTGGTGAAAGGCGAACAGGTCCGGCAAGGACTCTCCTTCGGGAACCACCCGGGCCGATCCCCTGCGGTGGTGCTGGTACAGGGTGAACAGGAAGACCGCCATGAACGCCAAGCAGACCAGCCTTGGGAGCCAGCGGTCCACCGTGAACATTGTCCAGGCGAGCCGCATGGACACCAACGCGCAAACGCTCGAGTAGAACCGTAACCCCCAGGAGATCTCCCGTTGGAAATCTTGGACTTGCGCGCGGACCGTCGCGATCCTGGAGCCAGCTCGGACCGGCCGTGGGACGCCGAGTTCCGCGAACCAGGAGCGCCACTGACCATAGAGAATCGCCGGTACCACGGTAACGGCTTCGAACAGATACCGCGGCAGTGCCCGGGACGGTGGGCCCTCACGAAACCGCTCCTCCAGGTCACCGAGCACCGGCTCGCGCCGCTCAGACGGGAGCAACCATGCCACCAGTGCCGCCAAGAGCCGGGGTGGCGATTTGGGAATTGTTCGGCTCATGCGCTCTCCAATCCTTCCTCAGTGACACCCCACACGGCGGTGAGAGAATCGGCCATTCGGCGCGCGGTGGCCACAGCCTCCTTCAAAGCCCGCTCGCCCGGCGCCTCCAGGTGGTAGCAGCGCTTGCCGCGCCCGCCCCGTTCGGCTGTGGGGGCGGTGAGCCGGGAGGAGACCAAGCCCTTGTGTTCCAGCCGATCGAGCGTTACATAGATGGCGGCCAGCGTAACCTTCCTACCCGCCGATAACTGCTCTACCCGCGTATGGATCGTGACGCCGTAGGCATTGTCTTCCAGACCGGCGATCGCCGCAAGAACCAACTGTTCGAACTGTCCCAGCGATTCGCTTCTTGGCATTACTCTAACACCGTATCATAAATCGATTCGAGTAGTGCGTTCCCCCCTGACCCCGTACACTGAGAGGATATGGCCGAAGAAGCCGTAGCCAAAAAGGCAATCGACCGGAAACTCATCGGCCGACTCCTCGCCTACGCCAAGCCCTATTGGCGCAACGTCGCCGCCGCCCTCGCCTTCATGATGGTCGCCTCAGGGCTCCAGGTCGCCGGCCCCCTCCTCACCAAGCTCGCCATCGACCGCTACCTCGCCCCCAACCCCAACCGCGACCTCACCGCCCTCGACGCCCTACTCGAGCCCCACCTCTCCACCGACCCTTGGACCGGCCTCACCCAAATCTCCGTCCTCTTCCTCGCCGCCATGGTCATCGGCATGGTCTGCTCCTTCTGCCAGACCTACCTCATGATGAAGACCGGACAAAACGCCATGTTCGATCTCCGCCGCGATCTCATGGCCCACCTCCACAAACTCGACCTCGCCTACTACGACCGCCAGCCCGTCGGCCGCATCGTCACCCGCGTCACCACCGACGTCGACGCACTCAACGAAATGCTGTCCTCGGCCATGGTCGCCATCGTCGGCGATGCGTTCGTCATCGCCTTCCTCATCGCCACCATGCTCCGGCTCAGCCCCGGCATGACCGCCATGCTGCTCGCCGTCATGCCGTTCGTCCTCCTCGCCACGCGCGCCTTCCGCAACGCCGCCCAGGAGAGCAACCGCCGCATCCGCGTCGCCGTCGCCAAGATCAACGCCTTCATCCAGGAAAACGTCACCGGCATGGCCGTCGTCCAGCTTTTCAACCGCGAACGGACCGCCGCCGCCCAATTCGATACCGGCAATCGCGAACACCTCGAAGCCTACCGGGACGCCATCCACGCCTACGGGTGGTTCTACCCCGTTGTCGAGTTCCTCGGAATCCTGGGCATCTCCGCGCTGCTCACCTACGGAGGCTGGCGCATCGAACGCGGCGAACTCACCCTCGGCGTCCTCGTCGCCTTCTTCCAATACGGCATGCGTTTCTTCCGGCCCATCCAGGACCTCAGTGAAAAATATGGCGCCCTTCAGCAAGCCATGGCCGCCGGCGAACGCGTCTTCCAGTTGCTCGATACGCCTGTGAACGTCACCGCGCCGTCCGCGCCGGCTGCGCTCCCCGAAGGCACCGCACCCATCGAGTTCGACGGCGTCTGGTTCGCATACAAAGACGAGGACTGGGTCCTCCGCGACGTCTCCTTCCGCGTCGAACCCGGCCAGACCGTCGCCGTCGTCGGCCACACCGGCGCGGGCAAGACGACCATCGTCAGCCTCCTCCTCCGTTTCTACGACGTCCAGCGCGGCGCAATCAAGATCGGAGGCATCGATATCCGCCAGTTCTCGCCCGTCGAACTCCGCCGCCGCTTCGCCATCGTCCTCCAGGACTCGTTCCTGTTCACCGGCGACCTGCTCGAAAACATCCGCCTTGGCACCGCCTCCATCTCCGAACAGCAGGCC encodes the following:
- a CDS encoding carboxylate-amine ligase — encoded protein: MSRLEFRSNHSQTLGVELELALVDAKTMALSSSILDVLARVPAEHADHVKPELMQCYVEINTGVCRTVNEVEADLRGRLGALERIAGDLGLRLFWTGTHPFSRWQEQQQTPQDRYSRLIDNLQDVARQLVTFGLHVHVGVDSGDKAVMVCDRIQRHLPTLLALSCNSPWWEGRTTGLQSYRSKVMENLPTAGLPPVMRNWSEYVWLVNHLVNTQFIGSIRDLWWDVRPHHNFGTVEVRVCDMPGTLEDALGIVALIQSVVRALDEQVEEGTYQLEYHPMMVRQNKWRAARYGLDAQLVNPSTHEARSARDVVAELVELVRPQAEHLGCVKYLNHARTMAARPTSADRQLALLKETGDRAEVVRRLTGG
- a CDS encoding ABC transporter ATP-binding protein, with protein sequence MAEEAVAKKAIDRKLIGRLLAYAKPYWRNVAAALAFMMVASGLQVAGPLLTKLAIDRYLAPNPNRDLTALDALLEPHLSTDPWTGLTQISVLFLAAMVIGMVCSFCQTYLMMKTGQNAMFDLRRDLMAHLHKLDLAYYDRQPVGRIVTRVTTDVDALNEMLSSAMVAIVGDAFVIAFLIATMLRLSPGMTAMLLAVMPFVLLATRAFRNAAQESNRRIRVAVAKINAFIQENVTGMAVVQLFNRERTAAAQFDTGNREHLEAYRDAIHAYGWFYPVVEFLGILGISALLTYGGWRIERGELTLGVLVAFFQYGMRFFRPIQDLSEKYGALQQAMAAGERVFQLLDTPVNVTAPSAPAALPEGTAPIEFDGVWFAYKDEDWVLRDVSFRVEPGQTVAVVGHTGAGKTTIVSLLLRFYDVQRGAIKIGGIDIRQFSPVELRRRFAIVLQDSFLFTGDLLENIRLGTASISEQQAVDAARDVNLGPFLATAEKGIHYEVRERGAGLSTGQKQLISFARALAHDPRYLILDEATSSVDSETESLIQEALVRLLEGRTSIVIAHRLSTIQRADCILVMHKGELRESGPHQELLAQRGIYWKLFQLQYKDQSLPPAPIGSLHVPTPSNGAERGHRDNR
- a CDS encoding gamma-glutamylcyclotransferase family protein: MATRVIETMDLAADEVGLFGYGSLLRLANLERTLGHRYRRDRFVCSISGWRRAWSSLHPNRRYSYVAADGRRVVPANMLYLNVHPGACQLNGVVYAIPAAALPAFDLYEETYARVEVGERLQGVQVRGGPVYLYVGQPPHVLEAPVGPEVAAIRRAYVETVEAGIGELGEEFRRGYEASSDGVPVVNVVDAEWA
- a CDS encoding PadR family transcriptional regulator, with the translated sequence MPRSESLGQFEQLVLAAIAGLEDNAYGVTIHTRVEQLSAGRKVTLAAIYVTLDRLEHKGLVSSRLTAPTAERGGRGKRCYHLEAPGERALKEAVATARRMADSLTAVWGVTEEGLESA
- a CDS encoding amidohydrolase: MIDTVGKGLEAVDGFVESLGGTMSAVRRRLHSCPEPSGEEHGTAAYVLETLREAGLGARLTDTRRGVIVDSEGGGERRIGLRADMDALRIGDAKEVPYRSNVAGVMHGCGHDAHTAIVMGAVLALSEAERAGALPWPVRWRAVFQPAEETNQGAIEMVGAGAVDGLDAIISLHVDPSRKVGQVGVREGVFTAACDELEIRIEGRGGHAARPHESLDPIATAAQVISSIYLFVPRAVDSQDPVVVTIGQIRGGESPNVIPREVVLRGTIRTLGGPVRAQTKDHIRQLARGLAEASGTRIEVGFRPGPEAVVNEAGLTQLARRAAAGVVGSTGVQEIARPSMGGEDFANYLGAIPGCMVRLGTSSELAGGPPLHSPLFDIDERALGIGARILARMAVMWSRPEEQA